The following coding sequences are from one Haemophilus haemolyticus window:
- the pyk gene encoding pyruvate kinase, producing the protein MSRRLRRTKIVCTMGPSTDRDNNLEKIIAAGANVVRMNFSHGTPDDHIGRAERVRSIAKKLGKTVAILGDLQGPKIRVSTFKDGKIFLSVGDKFILDAELPKGEGTQESVGLDYKTLPQDVVPGDILLLDDGRVQLKVLSTDGAKVFTEVTVGGPLSNNKGINKLGGGLSADALTEKDKADIITAARIGVDFLAVSFPRSSADLNYARELAQQAGLNAKIVAKVERAETVATDEAMDDIILASDVIMVARGDLGVEIGDPELVGVQKKLIRRSRQLNRAVITATQMMESMISNPMPTRAEVMDVANAVLDGTDAVMLSAETAAGQYPSETVAAMAGVCLGAEKMPSINVSRHRMDKEFETIEESVAMSAMYAANHMKGVAAIVTLTSTGRTPLLMSRISSGLPIFALSRHQETLNLCALYRGVTPVYHGEDSRSETSAKAALQSLKEKGYLSTGDLVLVTHGGQGATQTNVCRTLIVE; encoded by the coding sequence ATGTCTAGAAGACTAAGAAGAACGAAGATTGTATGTACTATGGGCCCATCAACTGACCGTGATAACAATCTTGAAAAAATTATCGCAGCGGGCGCTAACGTAGTTCGTATGAACTTCTCTCACGGTACACCTGATGACCATATTGGACGAGCTGAACGTGTACGTTCTATCGCGAAAAAATTAGGTAAAACCGTGGCGATCTTAGGTGATTTACAAGGTCCTAAAATTCGTGTTTCTACCTTTAAAGACGGTAAAATTTTCTTAAGCGTTGGTGATAAATTCATTCTTGATGCAGAATTACCAAAAGGCGAAGGTACACAAGAATCTGTTGGTTTAGACTATAAAACGCTTCCACAAGATGTTGTTCCTGGCGACATTCTTTTATTAGATGATGGCCGTGTTCAATTAAAAGTATTATCAACTGATGGGGCGAAAGTTTTTACTGAAGTTACTGTTGGTGGTCCATTATCAAATAATAAAGGTATCAACAAATTAGGCGGTGGTTTATCCGCAGATGCCTTAACAGAAAAAGATAAAGCAGACATTATTACCGCTGCACGCATTGGCGTTGATTTCTTAGCTGTTTCTTTCCCTCGTTCAAGCGCTGACCTAAATTATGCGCGTGAACTTGCTCAACAAGCTGGTTTAAATGCAAAAATCGTTGCTAAAGTTGAACGTGCAGAAACAGTGGCTACTGATGAAGCAATGGACGATATCATTTTAGCATCTGATGTCATCATGGTTGCTCGTGGTGACTTAGGTGTAGAAATCGGTGATCCTGAATTAGTCGGCGTACAGAAAAAATTAATCCGTCGTTCACGTCAATTAAATCGTGCAGTAATTACAGCAACTCAAATGATGGAATCAATGATTAGCAATCCAATGCCAACTCGTGCTGAAGTGATGGACGTTGCAAACGCAGTATTAGATGGTACTGATGCGGTTATGCTTTCTGCAGAAACAGCAGCAGGTCAATATCCTTCTGAAACAGTAGCAGCAATGGCTGGCGTATGTTTAGGGGCGGAAAAAATGCCAAGCATTAACGTTTCTCGTCACCGTATGGATAAAGAATTTGAAACCATTGAAGAGTCTGTTGCGATGTCTGCAATGTATGCAGCAAACCACATGAAAGGTGTTGCAGCAATTGTCACTTTAACTAGCACAGGCCGTACTCCATTATTAATGTCACGTATCAGCTCAGGTTTACCTATCTTTGCTTTATCTCGTCATCAAGAAACCTTAAACCTTTGTGCACTATACCGTGGCGTAACTCCAGTTTATCATGGTGAAGATAGCCGCTCAGAAACCAGTGCAAAAGCAGCACTTCAATCATTAAAAGAAAAAGGTTACTTATCTACTGGGGATTTAGTGCTTGTTACTCACGGTGGTCAAGGTGCGACACAAACCAACGTATGTCGTACATTAATTGTTGAATAA
- a CDS encoding Cd(II)/Pb(II)-responsive transcriptional regulator, producing MKIGALAKALGCTVETIRYYEQQGLIPPPKRTSGNFRQYNEEHLQRLSFICNCRNLDISLSEIKSLLNLENASKQQAEEINRVLDKHIKEVATRIHELAHLRMKLMELREKTVSNDEDPMKLLLQHSGVKFVRLK from the coding sequence ATGAAAATTGGAGCACTTGCTAAAGCCCTAGGCTGTACCGTAGAAACCATTCGTTATTATGAACAACAGGGTTTAATCCCGCCCCCAAAACGCACTTCAGGCAATTTTCGGCAATATAATGAAGAACATTTACAACGTTTATCGTTTATTTGTAACTGCCGAAATCTAGATATTTCATTAAGTGAAATAAAAAGCCTACTGAATTTAGAAAATGCCTCCAAACAACAAGCAGAAGAAATAAATCGCGTGTTAGACAAACATATTAAAGAAGTGGCCACACGAATTCACGAACTCGCCCATTTACGGATGAAATTAATGGAATTACGTGAGAAAACAGTCTCGAATGATGAAGATCCAATGAAATTGCTATTGCAACATAGTGGCGTGAAATTTGTGCGATTAAAATAA
- a CDS encoding RidA family protein, whose product MTIQRILPSARLSEVSMHNNLAYFAGQVPELTIEQNTYEQTKEVLGLIDKLLAEIGSNKSNILTAQIFLADMQDYAQFNQAWDEWVDHVSPPSRATVETKLADPRWKVEIVIIATC is encoded by the coding sequence ATGACAATTCAACGCATTTTACCCAGTGCACGTTTAAGTGAAGTTTCAATGCATAACAACCTCGCCTATTTTGCAGGGCAAGTTCCAGAGTTAACCATCGAGCAAAATACCTACGAACAAACCAAAGAAGTATTAGGTTTAATTGATAAATTGTTAGCAGAAATTGGCTCCAATAAAAGCAACATTTTAACCGCACAAATTTTCTTGGCTGACATGCAAGATTATGCACAATTCAATCAAGCTTGGGATGAATGGGTCGATCATGTTAGCCCACCAAGTCGAGCGACAGTCGAAACTAAATTAGCGGATCCTCGTTGGAAAGTTGAAATTGTTATTATTGCAACTTGTTAG
- the hypB gene encoding hydrogenase nickel incorporation protein HypB has translation MCTTCGCGHPEQVRIGELPHTHDDQGSHQSGTPNFSHSTFHFNKPVDSDDTQKRLLKIEQDVLGKNNQLADHNRAFFAKQHILALNLVSSPGSGKTTLLTTTLNALKNDRTCYVIEGDQQTENDADRIRATGVPAIQVNTGKGCHLDAQMISEAMVKLRPQADSIMFIENVGNLVCPSEFDLGEKAKVVILSVTEGEDKPLKYPHMFAASSLMILNKVDLLPYLKFDVEQCIANAKRVNPNIEVIQLSASTEQGLSEWLNWLEQQCKQG, from the coding sequence ATGTGTACAACCTGTGGCTGCGGACATCCAGAGCAAGTCCGTATTGGTGAATTACCTCATACTCATGATGATCAAGGAAGTCATCAATCAGGTACGCCAAACTTTTCACATTCAACATTTCATTTCAATAAACCAGTCGATTCAGACGATACTCAAAAACGTTTGTTAAAAATCGAACAAGATGTTCTCGGAAAAAATAATCAACTAGCGGATCACAACCGAGCATTCTTTGCTAAACAACATATTTTAGCCTTGAATCTTGTATCGAGTCCGGGTTCAGGTAAAACCACACTTTTAACGACGACGCTAAATGCCCTCAAAAATGACCGCACTTGTTATGTAATCGAAGGCGATCAACAAACTGAAAATGATGCAGATCGTATTCGTGCTACTGGCGTGCCGGCTATTCAAGTGAATACAGGCAAAGGCTGCCACTTGGATGCACAAATGATTAGCGAAGCAATGGTAAAATTAAGACCTCAAGCTGACAGCATTATGTTTATCGAAAATGTGGGAAATTTAGTTTGTCCATCTGAATTTGATCTTGGTGAAAAAGCGAAAGTGGTGATTTTATCAGTGACAGAAGGCGAAGATAAACCACTTAAATACCCTCACATGTTTGCTGCATCAAGTTTAATGATTTTAAATAAAGTGGATTTATTACCTTATTTGAAATTTGATGTAGAACAATGCATTGCCAATGCAAAACGTGTGAATCCCAATATTGAAGTGATTCAACTTTCCGCTAGCACTGAACAAGGTCTCAGTGAGTGGTTAAATTGGCTAGAACAACAATGTAAACAAGGATAA
- the cbiM gene encoding cobalt transporter CbiM, whose translation MHLSEGVLHTPILLAGAVLAVAGIAVGLRRLESERLPLTALFAAAFFVAGTIHVPVGIGSVHLILNGMAGLFLGWAVFPAFLIALLLQVIFFSFGGFAVLGVNLCVMATPAVIAHYLFRSRLQPNMALKDRLLVGIGSGVIGVGGAGALASFVLMLDGGKSYLNLVWLLLVSHLPVFILDSIISVGVITLLGKMYPEVMNRTENVS comes from the coding sequence ATGCATTTATCTGAAGGCGTGTTACATACGCCTATTTTATTAGCTGGCGCAGTGCTTGCTGTTGCTGGCATTGCCGTGGGGTTACGTCGTTTAGAATCAGAACGTTTACCGCTCACCGCACTTTTTGCTGCTGCATTTTTTGTGGCAGGAACCATTCATGTGCCCGTCGGAATAGGTAGTGTGCATTTAATTTTAAATGGCATGGCTGGTTTATTCCTTGGGTGGGCTGTTTTTCCTGCGTTTCTTATCGCACTTTTATTGCAAGTCATCTTCTTTTCTTTTGGCGGATTTGCAGTGTTAGGTGTCAACCTTTGCGTGATGGCAACGCCAGCGGTGATCGCTCATTATCTTTTCCGTTCTCGTTTACAACCAAACATGGCTTTAAAAGATCGCTTATTAGTCGGTATTGGATCTGGCGTAATTGGCGTTGGTGGGGCAGGCGCGCTTGCTTCTTTTGTGCTGATGTTAGATGGTGGTAAAAGTTATCTGAATCTTGTTTGGCTCTTGCTAGTCTCTCATCTTCCGGTATTTATTTTGGATAGTATTATCAGCGTAGGGGTGATTACCTTACTTGGTAAAATGTATCCTGAAGTCATGAATCGTACCGAGAATGTCTCTTAA
- a CDS encoding energy-coupling factor transporter transmembrane component T family protein, translated as MKIHRLFQPHFRLIYLFIWGLIISGLSDLTWLIPLNALAVSLFFISLQFSQKSFLPYLKRWFALIIFIALMWATLSWKIGENGIELNFQGIELAEKLSLRTHLLLISLWLFLWNINDTVLVQAIGKLPLPEKLIQLFVLTVRYIALLGELRQKMDIAMRARGFRPGLNRRTLYVTAQSVALLLIHALLKAETAQMALKCRGFQFGKKREK; from the coding sequence ATGAAAATTCACCGCTTATTTCAACCGCACTTTAGGTTGATTTATCTATTTATCTGGGGGCTAATCATTAGTGGATTGAGTGATCTCACTTGGCTTATCCCCCTTAATGCGCTTGCAGTTTCTCTCTTTTTTATTTCACTGCAGTTCAGTCAAAAATCTTTTTTGCCTTACCTTAAACGTTGGTTTGCTTTAATCATTTTTATTGCTTTAATGTGGGCGACATTAAGTTGGAAAATTGGAGAAAATGGCATTGAACTCAATTTTCAAGGTATAGAATTAGCAGAGAAATTGAGTTTGCGGACTCATTTATTGTTGATTTCGCTTTGGCTTTTTTTGTGGAATATTAATGATACGGTGCTTGTTCAAGCTATTGGTAAATTGCCTTTGCCAGAAAAATTAATTCAACTTTTTGTGCTGACTGTACGTTACATTGCACTGCTTGGCGAACTGCGTCAAAAAATGGATATTGCCATGCGAGCTCGTGGATTTCGTCCTGGGCTTAATCGCCGAACCCTTTATGTGACGGCTCAAAGTGTCGCTTTATTATTGATTCATGCCCTATTGAAAGCCGAAACTGCGCAAATGGCTTTAAAATGTCGTGGTTTTCAGTTTGGTAAAAAGAGAGAAAAATAA
- a CDS encoding YwiC-like family protein produces MKLLISNQHGAIVMALVPFIYGMLLANPVWAHVFLLLGWFSLYLMTYPFLNLFKGKNLELYKKWSVIYFAAAVIFAIPALIYNWQVLYFMFAMLPFVAVNIYFTKKKDERNLWNDLAGILIFALAGMGSYYFSDRTFDEKILWVAIYPTLFFIGTTLYVKSMMRERKNPRYFWASVIFHLLCVLIFVVSQQFILALAFVPGLVRAVYLPTKKLSVMQVGLTEFAITAVFFILLLIATL; encoded by the coding sequence ATGAAACTGCTTATCTCTAATCAGCATGGCGCTATTGTTATGGCATTGGTGCCTTTTATTTACGGCATGTTACTTGCCAATCCTGTATGGGCGCACGTATTTTTACTATTAGGATGGTTTTCGCTTTATTTGATGACGTATCCTTTTTTGAATTTGTTTAAAGGTAAAAATCTTGAGTTATACAAAAAATGGTCTGTGATTTATTTTGCTGCCGCCGTGATTTTTGCGATTCCGGCGTTAATTTATAATTGGCAAGTGCTGTATTTTATGTTTGCCATGCTGCCGTTTGTCGCGGTGAACATTTATTTCACCAAGAAAAAAGATGAGCGTAACTTATGGAATGATTTGGCGGGAATTTTAATTTTTGCTTTAGCTGGAATGGGATCCTATTACTTTTCTGACCGCACTTTTGATGAAAAAATACTTTGGGTGGCGATTTATCCAACATTATTTTTTATTGGAACAACACTTTATGTGAAATCCATGATGCGTGAGCGAAAAAATCCACGTTATTTTTGGGCATCAGTAATTTTTCACTTATTATGTGTGCTGATTTTTGTGGTTTCGCAACAATTTATTTTAGCATTAGCTTTTGTTCCCGGATTAGTACGAGCGGTTTATCTGCCCACTAAAAAGCTTTCTGTTATGCAAGTTGGACTAACAGAATTTGCGATTACTGCTGTGTTTTTTATTTTACTTTTAATTGCAACTTTATAA
- the hypD gene encoding hydrogenase formation protein HypD, whose translation MRFVDEFRDPELARSLVAQLEKLMEKMPRFTAQNPLYLMEVCGGHTHTIFKFGLDRLLPKSIEFIHGPGCPVCVLPMGRIDVCIEIALKPDVIFCTFGDAMRVKGRKGSLLEAKAKGADVRIVYSPLDALNIAQNNPNKKVVFFSLGFETTMPSTAVTLQQAKKLGTKNFWIVCQNITIIPTLHSLLAQDQVKIDGFLAPGHVSMVIGSSPYQGIVDKYHKPFVITGFEPLDILQAIVMLVQQFADGRCEIENQYKRIVDDHGNALAQRSMQEVFQLKASSEWRGLGEIEQSGVELTDAYREFDAEIYFQSQAQQVADDPNSRCGDVLTGRCKPSDCPLFGTGCNPDNAYGALMVSSEGACAAYYQYRRE comes from the coding sequence ATGCGATTTGTTGATGAATTTCGCGATCCTGAACTTGCCCGTAGTTTAGTGGCGCAACTTGAAAAATTGATGGAAAAAATGCCGCGCTTTACGGCGCAGAACCCATTGTATTTAATGGAAGTGTGTGGCGGGCATACCCATACGATTTTTAAATTTGGCTTGGATCGGCTATTGCCAAAAAGTATCGAATTTATTCATGGCCCAGGTTGCCCTGTCTGTGTGCTTCCTATGGGGCGTATTGATGTTTGTATTGAAATTGCGCTCAAACCAGATGTCATTTTTTGTACCTTTGGTGATGCAATGCGAGTGAAAGGTCGCAAAGGTTCGCTATTAGAAGCAAAAGCGAAAGGTGCAGATGTTCGCATTGTGTATTCACCTTTGGATGCATTGAATATTGCACAAAATAATCCGAATAAAAAAGTCGTCTTTTTTTCCTTAGGATTTGAAACGACGATGCCGAGCACAGCAGTGACGCTTCAACAAGCCAAAAAACTAGGAACAAAAAATTTCTGGATTGTTTGCCAAAACATCACGATTATTCCAACGTTACATAGCTTACTGGCTCAAGATCAAGTCAAAATTGATGGTTTTCTTGCGCCAGGGCATGTGAGTATGGTGATTGGTTCATCGCCTTATCAAGGGATTGTCGATAAATATCACAAACCTTTTGTGATTACAGGTTTTGAACCTTTAGATATTTTGCAGGCGATTGTAATGTTAGTGCAGCAATTTGCTGATGGCCGTTGTGAAATCGAAAATCAATATAAACGAATTGTTGATGATCACGGAAATGCTTTAGCCCAACGTTCAATGCAAGAAGTATTCCAGCTTAAAGCAAGTAGTGAATGGCGTGGCTTGGGAGAAATTGAACAATCTGGCGTGGAATTGACGGATGCTTATCGTGAATTTGATGCCGAAATTTATTTCCAAAGCCAAGCGCAACAGGTGGCGGATGATCCTAATTCTCGTTGTGGTGATGTCTTGACTGGGCGTTGTAAACCATCTGATTGCCCATTATTTGGCACAGGTTGTAATCCTGATAATGCTTATGGCGCATTAATGGTTTCTTCCGAAGGCGCATGTGCAGCCTATTATCAATATCGGAGAGAATAA
- a CDS encoding replicative DNA helicase: MASQPQIKSSDKKTAKISIPPHSLEAEQAVLGGIMLSNQHWDGIAERVIADDFYTFQHRLIFTEMEHLMRNQSPIDLITLDQALRSRGVSDEVGGFAYLAELSNNTPNAINILAYADIVREKAILRELISVGNRIAENSYSPKGQDIKLILDEAEREVFAIAEKRTTSSEGPQNVINVLESTIEKIDILSKLENHSGVTGITTGFTDLDKKTAGLQPSDLIIVAARPSMGKTTFAMNLCENAAMASEKPVLVFSLEMPAEQIMMRMIASLARVDQTKIRTGQNLDEIEWNKIASVVGMFKQKNNLYIDDSSGLTPTDVRSRARRVYRENGGLSMIMVDYLQLMRAPAFSDNRTLEIAEISRSLKALAKELQVPVVALSQLNRTLEQRGDKRPVNSDLRESGSIEQDADLIMFIYRDEVYNDNSEDKGVAEIIIGKQRNGPIGRVRLKFNGQFSRFDNLAEQREYHDDY, translated from the coding sequence ATGGCATCACAACCTCAAATCAAATCTTCTGACAAAAAAACGGCAAAAATAAGTATTCCACCACACTCACTTGAGGCTGAACAAGCCGTGTTGGGTGGCATCATGCTGAGCAATCAACATTGGGATGGTATTGCTGAACGTGTGATTGCTGACGATTTTTATACTTTTCAGCACCGTCTGATTTTTACAGAGATGGAACATCTAATGCGTAATCAATCGCCTATTGATTTAATTACGCTAGATCAAGCCTTAAGAAGCCGTGGTGTAAGCGATGAAGTGGGTGGATTTGCCTATCTAGCTGAACTTTCCAATAATACTCCGAACGCGATTAATATTTTGGCTTATGCAGATATTGTGCGCGAGAAAGCTATATTACGAGAACTTATTTCGGTAGGAAATCGCATTGCTGAAAATAGCTATTCTCCCAAAGGGCAAGACATCAAGTTAATTCTTGATGAGGCTGAGCGTGAAGTGTTTGCAATTGCAGAAAAACGAACAACTTCTAGTGAAGGTCCACAAAATGTGATCAATGTGCTGGAAAGTACTATTGAAAAAATCGATATTTTGAGCAAACTTGAAAATCATTCAGGCGTAACGGGCATTACGACAGGTTTCACTGATCTTGATAAAAAAACGGCAGGTTTACAGCCTTCTGACTTAATTATCGTTGCGGCACGTCCATCAATGGGTAAAACCACTTTCGCCATGAACCTTTGCGAAAATGCGGCAATGGCAAGTGAAAAACCCGTTTTAGTATTTAGTTTAGAAATGCCCGCAGAACAAATTATGATGCGTATGATCGCATCGCTTGCTCGCGTTGATCAAACTAAAATCCGAACAGGTCAAAATTTAGATGAAATCGAGTGGAATAAAATTGCTAGCGTAGTGGGAATGTTCAAGCAAAAAAATAATCTTTATATCGATGACTCTTCAGGCCTAACGCCTACTGATGTTCGTTCCCGCGCACGCCGAGTTTATCGTGAAAATGGTGGATTAAGTATGATTATGGTGGATTATTTGCAATTAATGCGCGCACCAGCATTTTCAGATAATCGAACACTAGAAATCGCAGAAATTTCTCGCTCCCTCAAGGCGCTAGCCAAAGAATTACAAGTGCCAGTGGTCGCCCTTTCTCAATTAAATCGTACTTTAGAACAACGTGGAGACAAACGCCCTGTAAACTCAGATTTACGTGAATCAGGCTCCATTGAACAAGATGCAGACTTAATTATGTTTATTTACCGAGATGAAGTCTATAACGATAACTCGGAAGATAAAGGTGTTGCAGAAATTATTATCGGTAAACAGCGTAACGGCCCGATTGGTCGAGTGCGGTTAAAATTTAATGGACAATTCTCACGCTTCGACAATCTAGCCGAACAACGTGAATATCATGATGATTATTAA
- a CDS encoding tetratricopeptide repeat protein: MKLKLFFHTVLLCFSLSVWAMKTVDITASSKMDDQARMNLAQDFANKQQWISVFDIMYPMALEGNVTAQSNLGMLYNLGRGTVRDYEKAYWWFSEAAEKGSVKGLNNLGVMYLRGDYVKQNTEQAIKLFERTARAKDTDAMMMLSNIYRSQNQPEKSLEWLKKAAKLGNKEAKQRLSSQP; this comes from the coding sequence ATGAAACTGAAGTTATTTTTTCATACAGTATTACTTTGTTTTAGTTTGTCTGTTTGGGCGATGAAAACCGTTGATATTACAGCGAGTTCGAAAATGGATGATCAAGCAAGAATGAATTTGGCACAAGACTTTGCCAATAAACAGCAATGGATTTCTGTTTTCGATATTATGTATCCGATGGCGTTAGAAGGAAATGTCACCGCTCAAAGCAATCTAGGTATGTTATATAACCTTGGGCGTGGTACAGTGAGAGATTACGAAAAGGCTTATTGGTGGTTTAGCGAAGCGGCAGAGAAGGGCAGTGTGAAAGGGCTAAATAACCTTGGCGTTATGTATCTACGTGGCGATTACGTCAAACAAAATACAGAGCAAGCTATTAAGCTTTTTGAGCGTACAGCTCGAGCTAAAGATACGGATGCGATGATGATGTTAAGTAATATTTATCGCTCGCAAAACCAACCTGAAAAATCATTGGAATGGCTAAAGAAAGCTGCTAAATTAGGCAATAAGGAAGCAAAACAGCGTTTATCTAGTCAGCCATAA
- a CDS encoding energy-coupling factor ABC transporter ATP-binding protein produces the protein MLAVNNLYIERNGRAIIQDLSFTLEGQKRLFVQGEIGSGKTTLLLALLGFVPVTKGEIKLFGQVCREEKDFAPFRGTVGICFQNADDQLFGPTVLDDIAFGPLNQNVPREQAYHIAEQQLERLGITRLKDRMVHTLSGGEKNFTALAGVLAMQPKILLLDEPTNGLDRKNTEKLTALLRELSLPILISSHHHGFINELATEIISL, from the coding sequence ATGTTAGCTGTAAATAATCTTTATATAGAACGCAATGGTAGAGCGATTATTCAAGATTTGAGTTTTACCTTAGAAGGACAAAAACGTCTTTTCGTACAAGGGGAAATTGGCTCAGGAAAAACCACTTTACTGCTTGCTTTGTTGGGATTTGTTCCTGTAACCAAAGGTGAAATTAAACTATTTGGCCAAGTTTGTCGTGAAGAAAAAGATTTTGCGCCGTTTCGAGGCACGGTTGGCATTTGTTTTCAAAATGCCGATGACCAACTTTTTGGCCCAACAGTATTGGATGATATTGCCTTTGGACCATTAAACCAAAATGTGCCTAGAGAGCAGGCGTATCATATCGCAGAGCAGCAATTAGAACGTCTTGGTATTACACGTTTAAAAGATCGTATGGTGCATACCTTATCTGGTGGGGAAAAAAATTTTACCGCACTTGCGGGTGTTTTAGCGATGCAGCCAAAAATCTTATTATTAGATGAACCCACCAATGGATTAGATCGAAAAAATACTGAAAAATTGACCGCACTTTTGCGAGAACTTTCCTTACCCATTTTGATTTCATCCCATCATCATGGATTTATTAACGAATTAGCCACAGAAATTATCAGTTTATGA
- a CDS encoding DUF4198 domain-containing protein: protein MELKKIAVGLTALLGMSVANAHNVWLEPASAQGEYVVKFGHEQTETYPESKLKSIQALNAQGKLTAVDYQFRNGEAYLMPKSDLVFVHFDNGVWSKLPSGKYVEKTKREEPTAEFSTNPVKFGKAILKWDAESFKSHQQAYELIPQEKAQANKPLSILVLHNGKPVQGIKVGVSEDAPFNLTNEKGIAQFTPAKGFNKVWAEFEEKVTNNADYDRRSVEYMLTFDAQ from the coding sequence ATGGAATTAAAAAAAATCGCAGTGGGATTAACCGCACTTTTAGGTATGTCTGTTGCTAACGCTCACAATGTTTGGCTTGAACCTGCTTCAGCCCAAGGTGAATACGTGGTGAAATTTGGACATGAACAAACTGAAACCTATCCAGAATCTAAACTTAAATCTATTCAAGCCTTAAATGCGCAAGGAAAATTAACCGCAGTTGACTATCAATTCAGAAATGGCGAAGCCTATCTTATGCCTAAATCAGATTTAGTATTCGTTCATTTCGATAATGGCGTGTGGTCAAAATTACCAAGCGGTAAATACGTTGAAAAAACAAAACGTGAAGAACCAACGGCAGAATTTAGTACCAATCCTGTTAAATTTGGTAAAGCGATTTTGAAATGGGATGCTGAATCTTTCAAATCTCATCAACAAGCTTACGAATTGATTCCTCAAGAAAAAGCACAAGCGAACAAACCACTTTCTATCCTTGTGTTACATAATGGTAAACCGGTTCAAGGCATTAAAGTGGGCGTGAGTGAAGATGCACCGTTCAATTTAACTAATGAAAAAGGTATCGCTCAATTTACGCCAGCTAAAGGCTTCAACAAAGTATGGGCAGAGTTTGAGGAAAAAGTAACTAATAATGCGGATTACGATCGTCGCTCTGTAGAATATATGTTAACTTTTGATGCGCAATAA
- a CDS encoding YhcB family protein, with protein sequence MENWTNEIWVAIGIAFIVGLFIGYIAVRLTKGSVKHQAKTEAELKTVKTQLDTQKAQIEKHFAESAELFKTLINDYQKLYRHHATSSNNLLGEKDHKGLFTQQLITATDKSQNEQPRDYSEGASGLFKENKEEN encoded by the coding sequence ATGGAAAATTGGACAAATGAAATTTGGGTAGCAATTGGTATCGCTTTTATTGTTGGATTATTTATTGGTTACATTGCCGTGCGTTTAACCAAAGGCTCCGTAAAACATCAAGCTAAAACAGAAGCTGAATTAAAAACAGTCAAAACCCAACTTGATACACAAAAAGCGCAAATCGAAAAACATTTCGCAGAAAGTGCTGAATTATTCAAAACCTTAATTAACGATTATCAAAAACTTTATCGCCACCACGCAACCTCCTCCAATAATTTACTGGGCGAAAAAGATCACAAAGGTTTATTCACCCAACAGCTAATTACTGCAACAGATAAATCTCAAAATGAACAACCAAGAGATTATTCTGAGGGCGCATCAGGTTTATTTAAAGAAAATAAAGAAGAAAATTAA